GGACGAGCTTCGCCGGACGGTTCATCAGCGTGGCCCCGGACCGTTCACCGAGAGCGTCACGCTCGACACCGCCTACGTCGCTCCTGGTGCTTGGGGAGCCGACCCGGCCGTCCTGAACGCTGCTGGTGATCTTGATCGTGGCTGGCCCGGCCAGGGCGCCATGGTGCAACTTCTCATCGCCGACGCGCCGAGCGAGCAGGATGCCCAGGCACTGCGCAACGTCGTACGGTCGGCGGCCGAAGCGCTGGCCGAAGCGCTAGCCGGGAGCGAGGCGCCATGATCGCCGAGCCGGCTGGCACCCCCACCATCTTCGGCCTCTCGGCCGTGGCGCTCCACGATCGCTACTGGGCGTCGCGCGGGGTGCAGGTTGTTCGACAGGGCCTGGCCACGCCGCTCGTGCGCCACGCCCAGTTGTTTCTTCTTCTGCAGCCTCGCACGCTGTGCCTCTTCGAGCTGCCCCCGGTGGTCGACCATATCGTGTGGGATGATGCCGACCTGGTCATGCTGCGCCTGCAGGACATCGACGAGCACGCCTATCGCGAGCGCATCGTTGCGGATGACCAAGGACGCTTCGTGCAACTCGAACGGGTCTACGGCAGCGACGATTCACGATTTGCTCGGGCTGCGGTAACCAATCGGCCCACGGTCGCCAGACTGTGGCAGGAAGCCGAAGACCGTCGGGACGGATGGCGGAAGCTCCGACGGGCCGTACGACGCGGACAACGTTGGCCCATGGGCATCGATGCGCGGGTGTTCGATGCCGACGACCCCACCGAGCTCGCCCGGTGCGCCCGCCTGCTGGTCGAACGCTGGCACACGCCCAACAGCACCATCGAGCGCGCCACCCAGCGCGGGGGCGGCGCCTGGATCGACCCCGACGCCACGCTGGGCAAGGACGCCCAATGCATCGGCAGGGTCTGGGTGGGCGCCGGACGCACCGTCGCCGACGACGAGATCCTCGTGGGCCCGGACATCGCATGGGACGACCCCGCGCACACGCCCGACCCCGGGGATGTCCGCTGGCTTGATCTTCAGCCCACCGAACGGACCGAGCCCCTGCACCCGCGCTCCCTGCCACCCCTGGAGCGTGTGCTCAAGCGGGCGTTCGATATCGTGTTCGCGATCATCGCCCTGGCCCTGACGCTGCCGATCTATCCCTTCGTCATGCTGGCCATCTGGCTCGAGGACGGGCGGCCGTTCTTCTTCGCGCACACGCGCGAGTCGCTGAACGCCAAGGACTTCCCTTGCCTGAAGTTCCGCTCGATGCGCAAGGACGCCGAGAAGATGAAGGCCGAACTCGCCGCGCTCAACCAGGTCGATGGCCCACAGTTCTACATCAAGGACGACCCACGGCTGACGCGCGTGGGCAAGTTCATCCGCAAGGTACAGATCGACGAGTTGCCGCAGTTTATCAACGTCCTGCTGGGCCACATGTCGGTCGTCGGGCCGCGCCCAAGCCCATACAAGGAGAACCAATACTGCCCCGGCTGGCGCGAGGCGCGGCTGAGCGTGCGCCCCGGCGTGACGGGGCTGTGGCAGGTGAAGCGCACTCGCGCGGCCGACAGCGACTTCCAGGAATGGATCCGCTACGACATCGAGTACGTCGAGAACATGAGCCTGTGGCTCGACCTGAAGATCATCTGGCGCACCATCGCGCAGATCATCCGCTCGATCAAGCGCTCTTGACTACCAGCTCGGCTCGCCCAGCGGCTCGCCCTCGTAACGCTCGACGGGCACGCCCTCGGGCATGGCCTTGAGGAACATCGACCCATACCGCGCCGTCACGATGCGGGGGTCGAGCACGACGACCTGGCCCGTGTCGCTCGCGCTGCGGATCAATCGGCCGAAGCCCTGCTTGAACCGGATCACCGCGCGCGGCAGGCTGTCGATGCGGAATGGGTCCATGCCCTGCTCCTTCAGTCGCTCGGCGCGCGCCTCGGCCAGCGGACGATCGGGCGGGTCGAAGGGCAGCCTCGTAATGATGACGTTGCGCAGGCTCTCGCCGGGCACGTCCACGCCCTGCCAGAAGCTCGCAGCGCCGAAGAGCGCCGAACTCGGGTCCTCCCGGAAACGCTCGAGGATCACCGCCCGCGAGCCGTCCGCTTCCTGGGCATGCACGTTGATGCCCATGCGGCCCAGAGGGTCTCGGCAGGCTCGGGCCATGTTCCGCAGCAGTCGATGGCTGGTGAAGAGCACGAACGCCCCGCCGCGCGTGGTGCCCACGTGTTCGACGATCGCGGCGGCCAGACGATCCTCGTAGCCGCGGTCGAGCCCGCGGCCGGGTGTGCCCACGCGCTCGTCGACGACCAGCCGTACCTGGCGTTCGTAGTCGAAGGGCGAGCCGAGCCGCAGCGTCGATGCGCCGTGGGCCCCCAGGCGGGCCATCGCGTGGTCAAAGCCCTTGCTCTCGTCGCGAGAGCTCGTCGCCAGGGTCGCGCTGGTCAGGCACACCGAAAAGTCTCGCCCGAACAGGTGCTCGTTCAGCAGCGGGCCCACGTCGACCGGGGCGCTCGTGAGGCTTATGCGCGGCCGGCCCGTCGTGCTTCGGCTGGCGTCGATCCAGTAGACGTATCCCGCTTGCTTCTGCTCGATGAGCTGCGCGCACGAGCTGGCGATCTCGGCCGCCCGCATGGCGTAACTGTTCAGCTCGAACCTGTCGGGCTCGAACTGCGGCTCCTCGGGCAGGGCGTCCTTCAGCCGTTTCAGCCGGCCGGCCAGTTCATCGAAGGCGGGCGTCACCGAGTTACCCACGACCTCCGGCTCGCGCACGCGGAGCGAGCCGCCCTCGCCGCCGCTCTTCTCGCCCGCGACGACTCCCAGCGAACCGAAGAACTCGCGAGCGGCAAGTTCGGCCTCGTGCACGGCATTCGCCGCCGCAAGCACCGGGCGATCGTCGGGCAATTCCAGGTTCGCCAGATACCCCTTGTTCGTCCGGCTGTTGAGCAGCACGCCCAGCAGGTGCATCACGCGGCCCTCTGTGAGCGAGATGCCGAAGTGGTCGGCGGCGACCTCCTCCACCGTGTGCGCCTCGTCGAGCACGACGTGGTCGTACCTTGGCAGGAAGCCCGTGCCGCGCGACCGGAGCGCCATGTCGCTGAAGAACAGCGCGTG
This portion of the Phycisphaerales bacterium genome encodes:
- a CDS encoding sugar transferase translates to MIAEPAGTPTIFGLSAVALHDRYWASRGVQVVRQGLATPLVRHAQLFLLLQPRTLCLFELPPVVDHIVWDDADLVMLRLQDIDEHAYRERIVADDQGRFVQLERVYGSDDSRFARAAVTNRPTVARLWQEAEDRRDGWRKLRRAVRRGQRWPMGIDARVFDADDPTELARCARLLVERWHTPNSTIERATQRGGGAWIDPDATLGKDAQCIGRVWVGAGRTVADDEILVGPDIAWDDPAHTPDPGDVRWLDLQPTERTEPLHPRSLPPLERVLKRAFDIVFAIIALALTLPIYPFVMLAIWLEDGRPFFFAHTRESLNAKDFPCLKFRSMRKDAEKMKAELAALNQVDGPQFYIKDDPRLTRVGKFIRKVQIDELPQFINVLLGHMSVVGPRPSPYKENQYCPGWREARLSVRPGVTGLWQVKRTRAADSDFQEWIRYDIEYVENMSLWLDLKIIWRTIAQIIRSIKRS
- a CDS encoding helicase C-terminal domain-containing protein produces the protein MADARDLLETDGPIAEALGGRYEPREEQLQMADAVQRTMENRAHLLAEAGTGVGKSFAYLVPAMIRAILFGERVVVSTHTIALQEQLISRDIPLLQRVLQPVLLAQPGATSELHASLVKGRGNYLSIRRLELASKRRLKLFGDEPSRRSLGTIEEWAYVTEDGTLSTLPALEKPGVWDRVQSDSGNCMGRKCPRYQQCFYQNARRDMERANLLVTNHALFFSDMALRSRGTGFLPRYDHVVLDEAHTVEEVAADHFGISLTEGRVMHLLGVLLNSRTNKGYLANLELPDDRPVLAAANAVHEAELAAREFFGSLGVVAGEKSGGEGGSLRVREPEVVGNSVTPAFDELAGRLKRLKDALPEEPQFEPDRFELNSYAMRAAEIASSCAQLIEQKQAGYVYWIDASRSTTGRPRISLTSAPVDVGPLLNEHLFGRDFSVCLTSATLATSSRDESKGFDHAMARLGAHGASTLRLGSPFDYERQVRLVVDERVGTPGRGLDRGYEDRLAAAIVEHVGTTRGGAFVLFTSHRLLRNMARACRDPLGRMGINVHAQEADGSRAVILERFREDPSSALFGAASFWQGVDVPGESLRNVIITRLPFDPPDRPLAEARAERLKEQGMDPFRIDSLPRAVIRFKQGFGRLIRSASDTGQVVVLDPRIVTARYGSMFLKAMPEGVPVERYEGEPLGEPSW